The window GAGGTTCCACAATGTTGGCAGCGATATTCGTAGAGATTGCCAGTCGGAAGCACAAGGAGCAATCGCTCTCGTGTCGGAGTCGCTACTCGACATTGCGGGCAATAGAGCAGGGAGGCGTTGAGAGATTTGAACTGGTCTGCCTGTTCGGGCGCGCCAGGCCTGGACCGAGGCATCTTAGGGGTTACGCCTGGCGGCCAGCCAGAGATGGTTGGTTTACGCGGAGGTCCTTGCATGGAGGAATTGTACGCGGTGGGCCGCGTGACGGTCAATGGCGAGAACCGGGCCCCGTCACATGTGCCAGCTCACCATGAATCGGTGGAGCCGCTCTTCGGTGGAATCTTCGGAGAGGACCTGAGCAACTTCCAAACCCCTCGTGCTCCTTGAACCAGACCATAGACAACCAGCCCGCTAATCAAGCCGTAGAGCCAGGCCCTACTCCAAGGCCAGAGGCCCGGAGCATGCAAGACGAAGCCGAGGGCGATGTGGCCCCCGACTCCCATGCACAGCGAGAACACGATCCATTCTCGCATCATCGTAATAACAAACCAGGCGTCATGGAAGGCGACAGGTGGAGCTGGTACGGAGACGGGACGTTAAACGGCCGGCGTCTTGGCTGATTCAATCTCGGTTGCTGTAATCAGGCTGGACAAATAATCAGCAACAAAGTTGAGGGCTTCCTCTCGACCATCTGCCCGACGCCCTTTTTCACGGCGCTGCACGGACAATTCGTGATCGAGATCGGATTTCACTTCTGTAAGGACCCGCTGGAGGGATGAGGGGGTCAGATTGGCGTCCATATCCTCAAGTTCCTGACAGCGATCAAGGACCCAGTTGAGTCCTTCGATGCGTCCTGAATAATGCTCCTGCTCGCCCGTGTCAATTCGTGACATCGTGGTGGCAAAGGTCTGGGCTTCATAAATGAGATTGTAAAAGCTCGTCACGGCTCGCTGTAGGGTAGGATTCATGTCGCTCCTTTGCGCTGGTTATTAACCAGTCGATTATACATGAGAATGCCCTGGCAACAAGGAAAAAGTTATCAGACTAGGTAAACAGGAGGGAGTGAAACTCGTTCATGAAGCCGTAATAGAGCGGGGCAAAATCCTTGAGGCTCTCGGGACTGGTCTCCTTGAGACGCTTGAAGAAGAACACCTGCGCGCGGGGATCGAGCTGCTCAAGGAGATGGCTCAATTGAGCCATCGTATAACTGCCAGCCGGGACACTCAATACATAATGCACGAGACGCTCGACGAATTGCTGTGCGATGTACTCGCTGGCAAGGTAGCCTTCCGGGAGTTTCCCCGAGGCCAGAAACTCGTCGAAAGGTATGGCTTGGGCAGCAAATGGGACTGGTTGCTGCTGAGGAGAGGTCACGCTGATGATACCCCAGACTTGGTATAGAGAAGGATTCTTATACTGTTTCAACTCTACTGGACCATCTCAGGAACGTCAAGTGCGCAGAAGGAGCAGAGAAGATTGAGCCGAAAGACCGATGCGGCCCAGGAAGACGTGGGTCAAACAGAAGGGGCGGAGTCCCCGAAGGAACTCCGCCCCCCATGAAGCGACCCCTAGCTGAAACTTACAGCCAGGTTACGCGCTCGGCCGGCCGAATGTAGATCGGCTCTTCGACCTGAATACGCGCCACTTCCTTGCCCGACTTGTTGAAGCCCAACACGGTATCGTTGTACATCTCGAAACGCTTACCGTGGATCTGGGTCTCGAACACTTTCGGACCAGGAATGACATCGTACCGGAAGATGATCTGCTGGCTGGCTCTCCACAACTGGAGGACCGCCAACAGCTCACGGCTTGGCACGAGATACTTCTCGATGGCGTTGTCGACGCCCGGGCCAAACATCTGCCGCGCATAGCCACGAGGGCTGTGCCGCGGTGGGATGTAGTAGCCGTTGGGCTCGGTGCCCCACTGTGGATACAATGGGAGCGCCACCTGCTCCACGCGAATCGCGTAGTAGAGCGGGTGCCACCGGTCTTCCGCCCACAGGCCGTCTTCGCCGATGCGCATCAGGCTCTGCATCCGGATCTTTCCGACGCAGGCTGCCATACAACGCGTTTCCATCGGCTCGCCGCCCGTCAGCGGGTCTTTACCTTCGATGCGCGGATAACACGCAATGCACTTTTCAGACACGCGTGTGGTTCCACGATACATCGGCTTCTTGAATGGGCACTGCTCCACGCACTTCTTGTACCCTCGGCACCGGTTTTGGTCGATCAACACGATCCCGTCTTCGGGTCTCTTGTAGATCGCCTTCCGCGGGCAGGCCGCCAAGCAGCCTGGGTACGTGCAGTGGTTGCAAATCCGCTGGAGATAGAAAAAGAACGTTTCATGCTCCGGCAGACTGCTGCCCGTCATCTTCCACGGTTCGTCCCGTGAGAATCCGGTCTTGTCGACGCCTTCCACAAGGGCGCGCATCGAGGTCGCCGTATCCTCATAGATGTTCACGAACCGCCACTCTTGGTCCGTCGGGATGTAGCCGATCGCCGCCTGGCCCACTTTGGCGCCCGCGTCGAAAATGGTCATCCCTTCGAACACGCCGTACGGCGCATGGTGTTTACGTCCGACACGGACGTTCCACACCTGGCCGCCTGGATTCACCTGCTCGATGAGCTGGGTGATCTTCACGTCGTAGAACTGTGGGTACCCGCCGTACGGCTTGGTTTCCACGTTGTTCCACCACATGTATTCCTGACCCTTCGAGAAGAGCCAGGTGGACTTGTCTGCCATCGAACAGGTCTGACAGGCCAAGCACCGGTTGATGTTGAACACGAAGGCAAACTGCCACTTCGGATGCCGTTCCTCGTAGGGATACAGCATCTTCCGTCCCAGCTGCCAGTTATACACTTCAGGCATTGTCAATCCTCCTTGTAGTCATGATCAGTTAATTCGTGAATCTCATCAGCTATACATCATCCTCACGGTGCAAGTTGTGCGACCCTTACACCTTGATCTTGATGTGTTCGCCTTTGAGCCACTTGATCATGAACTCGTTCTCTTGGCCCGGTGTAAATCCGGTCCGGACCGGCTCCCATGGACCACGAGCTCCGATGCCGCCGTCTTCCGCCTTGGTGATGCGGATTAGACATTCCTTCGGCACCGTGTTGATCGCATGGTGGTCGACCTGATAGCCCCACTTGAACTTCCAAGCGATGGCATGTTTGCCCGGCAACGAGTCAGTCTGGTGCATCGGCATCAACCAGTTTCTGGTAAAGGACTGTTGGGCCCCGTACCGGAAGTTGGACTGATAACCGGTGTCCACCGCGATGGCGCGTCCGTCTGGGCGCGTCTCGTGGCCTTTGACCGACTTCGGCGTGGCCACGTACGGTGCGTGCTTCGACATCGTCACGTGGTACGGATAGGCCGGGTTGTACTTCGCGCGGATCATGAGGCGCGCCACCTTATAGTACGGATCCGAAGGCTTCCAGCCACGATATGGCCGGTCCACCGGGTTACCGTCTACGTAGACGTAGTCGCCGTCGTTGATGCCGCGGTCTTTCGCCGCCTGCGGGTTGATGTGCAACTGGTGCTCGCCGACACCAGGCGTCCGCTTGTCCATGCGGTACGGATCGCCGAAGTTCGACTCGTAAATCTGCACCCAGTCGTTCACCGACCATTGGCTGTGCACCCGATGCCGGGTCTTCGGAGTAACGCAGTAGAACTGGTACCCCTTCTCCCACAACGGGTTGCTGTGCCGCTTGATTTCCTGCCACGGCAACTTGATGTTACGCACCGTCTTGTCGTCATGGTGCTGCGCCGTGATCGGAATACCGTAGTCGTCCGGACGGACGTACGGGTTGCTCGTCATGATGGCGTTCGGCAGATACGGTGTCGCTTCCGTTCCCTCACGGTGAGAGATGAAGTTTTCGCCGTATTCGATCGCCTCAGGCTCGGTCCGGTAATTTTCATACCGGCCAGTCCGCGTCCACATGGGCTTCGACTCGTTGGTCTCTTCCCAGAATGGCGTACGCGGATAGGTCCGAACCATGACCATCCAGCCTTTTTCCGACTTCAGCATCACGTCTGCGCTGTAGCCGTAGAAAGTGCTGGAAGCATCGAGCATGCGCTGCGCATAGACGTCCACGCGGTTTTCGTAGACGAACTTGAAGTAATCGCGCATGCGCTTGTCGCCGGTCATGTCCGACAACTTGGCCGCAACGCCTGCGAACGAATCGAGGTCGTTACGGGTGTCGTACAAGGGCCGGATGCCGCCCTTCCAGATCTGCACCCACGGATTGGATACCGTGACGGTCATTTCCGGATAGGTGAACTCCATCCACGAATTCGCCGCGAAGGCGATATCGTTGTGGTTCACGTCCGAGGTCATCTCGATGTCCTGAGTGATCAGGGTCTCGATGTTCGGATCGACGTTACGCACCATGTCATAATGGTGTTTGGCGTTGTTGAGCACGTTCACGTTGACAACCCAACGGAACTTGCTCGGCGTCGGCATATGCGTCTTGCCCGTGAACACCTTGCGCCCGTACTTCGGGGTGCTGACGATCAGGGCGGTGTCGCCGTGGTTCCAGTAACCGACTTCCTCGCCGTAGTAGTACGACTTGGTTTTGATTTCCTTGCCGTGCGCATTCGGATCCAACGTGATGTTGAATGGATCCTCACCCGTGTGCACGGCAATACCGGCGCCGGACCAGGGGGTCGACGTCCAGGTACCCGCCTTGTAGTTACCGGCCCAGGTATGCTGCCCGGTGCCGAACTTCCCGACGTTGCCGGTGACGATGAGCACCATCGCGGCGCCGCGGGAGTTGATGGTCTGATGGAAATAGTGGTTCGTCCCTTCACCGTTATGGATGGCGGCGGGCTTGATCGAACCTGAGTCACGCGCCCAACGAACCAGGAGGTCCTTTGGCGTCCGGCAAATCTGATGACAGGTGTCCAGGTCGTAATCCTGGAAGTGCACCAAGTACATCTGCCAGACCGGCATCGCGTCAATTTCCCGGCCATTGAGCAACTTCACCCGGTAGGTCCCGGTGAGGGCTGCATCGATGCCACTGTTCTGATAATGCCAACCGACCTGCTCACGATGGAGCGGCACGGCGGCCTTCTTGTTCAAGTCCCAGACCATCATGCCGCCGAGCCGGGCAACCTGCTCCGGCTTCAAGGACTGCACGCGGCCCGAGTAGCTCTTCGAGAAGTCAGGGAACTGGTAATCCGCCACCACGTCGCGCGGATCCAGGAACTGTAGGGTGTCCGTGCGGACGAGCACCGGCGAATCGGTGTACCCCTTCAAGAAGTCCACGTCGTGCATGTTCTCATCGACGATGATCTTCATGGCGCCCAAGAAAATGGCACCGTCCGACGCGGGTCGCAACGGCATCCAGTAGTCGGCGCGATAGGCGGTGGGGTTGTACTCAGGCGTGATGACCACGACCCGGGCGCCCCGTTCAATACATTCCAACTTCCAGTGCGCTTCCGGCATCTTGTTTTCGACGAAGTTCTTACCCCAGCTGGTGTTCAGCTTGGAGAAGCGCATGTCGGACAAGTCGATGTCGGAACCCTGGGCGCCGCACCACCAGGGGTGGGCGGGGTTCTGGTCGCCGTGCCAGGTGTAGTTCGACCAATACCGGCCGCCCTGTGCCTGATCCGGGCTGACTTTGCGAATCCAGGTGTCCAGCAACGCGTTGACGCCGCCGTTCATTCTGGTGTTGCCCATCTTGCCGATGATGCCGAGGACCGGCATACCAGCGCGATGCTTGAAGGTGCGGGTACCCGCGCCCTTCATCATTTCGATCATTTCCGGCGCATAACCCTGCTCACGGAGGCGACGGGCTCCAGCTTCACCGCTGTACCGCGTGGCAATGATGATCATCGCCTTGGCGGCATAGGTGAAGGCCGTGTCCCAGGACACGCGCAGCATGTCGTCCAGAAAGCGGCTATCGAACTTGTACTTCCGCTTCGTTTCTGGCGTCAGCTCCGGCGAGCCGGCATCCATCCATTCCTTCCAGCCCTTCCGCATCAAAGGACCCTTCAAGCGATAGGGGCCATACACGCGGCGATGGAAGGTAAATCCCTTCAAGCACATGCGCGGATTGTGCGCGAACGTTCCGCGGTTGCCGTAGAGATCTTCGTACGTCTGGTGATCGTAGTTCTGCTCGACCCGCATGACCACACCGTTCCGGACGAAGGCCCGGATGCGGCAGGCGTGCGTGTCGTTCGGGGAACAGCACCAGGTAAACGACGAATCGTAACGATACTGGTCGTGATAGACACGCTCCCACGACCGATCCGGATAATCTCCCAAGGGATTGCCCACTTCGATGACCGGCTGAAGCGCGGTCAACGCCAGGACTTTGTCCGCCACCGCGACTGCGGCGACCGTCCCCACGGAGACTTTTAAGAACTGCCTACGTGACAAAAACATTGGTGACACCTCCTAAGAGTTGAGGGCTTCAATAAGCCCACGCGACTTCACTGACGCACAGCGGAACGTTCAGACCACCCCCCTTCCTTCAAAAAGCTGCCCGAAAACAGGAGCACCGCACAGGCCACCAGCTGGTTGATCGTGGCTACCCGCATTGGTCCATCTTGCATTCCTGGCATCATGGGCCCTTATGTTCGCAATATACGCACCAGGATCTATAGAGCCATTGGATTCTATGTGTGATGCGCAATAGATTGAATAATAAGGTTAAAATGTTCTCGCTGCACTCGCTCTCACTGTCACAATTATGCCTTCATGGGTACTTAATGTATCACCGACAACAATTAAAACTGCCATTGCACTATAAATTGCAAATAAATCAATGACTTAATTGGAATATTGCAATGCTACCATTTGGTAACATATTTATGCGGTTGTAACAAAGGTACCGAGAGCAGGGAAGGTCTCGTAGATTGCCGGACATCTACAGAAATATTGCACAGCTTGACAGTCACGCTCACGCCCAGTAGAATCCCACCCCTCGTGCTGACTGTGAGTGAGCGGGAATAGCTCAGTGGTAGAGCATCGCCTTGCCAAGGCGAGGGTCGCGAGTTCAAATCTCGTTTCCCGCTCCAACTCACAGTCCGTCGCACATGTACCTCCAGGCCCTTTCTCTCGCACAAGGCTCAAACGCTCCGCCCAGTAACGACAATCCTAGAGTCTCTCTTGCGCAAAATAGCAAGGCGATTTTCGGTGTGCGCCTACCTAAACGTACGTATAGAAATAGCGGTAAATGACGTGATACGACAGTGCCCGTAGCCTCCTTGGCCGGAGATTTCTGCATGCAGCCCGCGCGATTCCCTCCCGAAGAAAACACAGCGCTCATGGCGTCATATCGAGGCGGGGCGCTCGCTGTGCCGGGCGAACCGAACGAGAGCGATCGATGAAAATCGCGCCCCTGCCAGAAAACGAAGCCTCCCGTCTGGCGGACCTCCAGTGCTACCAGGTCCTGGATGATGAGGCCTGTCGATTTTACGCGGCGCGGCGAGTCCGTGAAGCCGCTGGGGTTATATTGGCTGCTCTTGAATCAAACGTCAGAACAAGCGACTCTTTAAGAGAGCTACGAATCGAATGACACAGCCCGCACGACAACCCCTGCGATACGTCCATATCGAGGATCACGAAGCCGACGCCACGCTGGTCCAACATGCCTTGCGCACAGGCGGCTACGAGCCGCACGCGCGTCGCGTCGACACAGCCGACGGCTTGGCTGCCGCGCTGCAAGAGCCAGGATGGGATCTGATCCTGGCAGATTGGACGTTGCCGCAGTTCAACGCCCCGGCCGCCTTGGAGCAGATCTCCAGTCTCGGATTTGATCTGCCCGTCATCATTGTGACGGGCGCGGTTGGAGAAGAAACGGCCGTCGAAGCGTTGAAAGCAGGCGCGCATAATTATGTGATGAAGGACCGGCTCATCCGGCTGGTGCCCGCCATCCAGCAAGCCTTGCGGGAGGGGAGCGAGCGGAATGCCCGCCGGCACGCGGAAGGGCGGCTGTACGCGCTTGCGCGGATTTCGCCAGTCAGCATCTTCCTCACCGATCGGCAGGGCATCTACAGTTATGTGAACCTCCGCTGGTGCGCGCTCGCCGGGCTGAGCCATGAGCAAGCGCTGAACAACCAATGGGCGAAATCGCTCCATCCGGACGATCGCCGGCGCGTCGTCGAGGAGTGGCGGCAGGCCGTCGCCAGGCAGACGATGTTTTCCTCGGAGTATCGTTTCCAGAATGCCGAGGGGAGCGTGAACTGGGTGCTCGCGCAAGCCGTGACGTCGCGCGGTGTGCGCGATGAACTGCTGGGCTACATCGGAACCGTGACCGACATCACCGAGCGCAAGAAATCGGAAACGGCCCTGCAGTCGTTCCAGGACCAGATTCGCCAGATGCAGAAGATGGAAGCAATCGGACAGCTGGCAGGCGGCGTCGCCCACGATTTCAACAACATCCTCACCGCGATCCTCGGCAACGCCGAAATGGCGGCGATGAAAACCCCCGCCGACCACCCGGCCAGACCCAATCTCACGAGAATTCTCGAAGCCGGCGCCCGGGCCTCCCACCTCGTGCAGCAAATCCTCACCTTCACGCATCAGCAGGAATTTTCACGCACCGTGCTGAACCTCACCACGGTGATACACGAAGCCCTCAACTTACTGCAGGCCACCCTCCCGGCTAACATCAAGCTGACCGCCGCCTGCGAGACGGGTGCGCCCCCCGTGCTAGCCGATGCCACCCAGATCCATCAAGTTGTGATGAACCTCTGCACCAACGCCTGGCATGCGCTCAAAGAACAACCGGGCCACATCGCAATAGAGCTGGCGCCGGTCACGCTGCCCCGGGCGCTGCGCAGCTTCCACGCTACGCTGCCGCCTGGCCACTATGTGCGCCTCTCTATCCGGGATACCGGCTGCGGCATGGAGCCAGAAACGGTGGAGCGCATCTTCGACCCCTTCTTTACCACCAAGCCTGTGGGGCAGGGCACAGGCCTCGGCTTGAGCGTGGTCCACGGCATCATCCGGGGACACGAGGGCGCCATCGTCGTCGAGAGCCGTCCGGGCCAAGGCACGACCTTTCATCTCTACTTTCCCGCGGCAGAGGCGCCGGCCCTGGCAGGCGAATCGATCGAAACCGCGCCAACCACAAAACAAGGCCGCAACCGCCATCTGCTCTACTTGGACGACGAGGAGATGTTAGTGGAACTGGTCCGGGCCAAATTCGAATCGCTCGGCTATCGAGTGACCGGCTATACCAAGCCGACAGAGGCGCTTAACGCGGTCCGCGCCGATCCGACCGGGTTCAATATCGTGGTGACGGATTACAATATGCCGGGAATGTCCGGCCTGGAAGTAGCCAGCGCCCTCGCGCAGCTCCGCGCTGATCTGCCCGTCGTGCTGGTGTCGGGGTATCTATCCCCCGCCGCCCAGGCCGCCACCCTCGCCACCGGCATCAGGGAAATCGTCTATAAGCCCACCGTGCTGCAGCAATTAGAGGGCGTGATCGCCCGCCTGCTCGACGCCCCGCCGCAGACCTAGCGATCGGCTAAGGTGCTGGGACCGTTGCCAAGCGCGCGCCTGAGCGATTGCAGCCGTCCGACTTGTTCGGCAGCTAAGGAGAGCTCTTTCTGAGTCAGCGGGGCTCGGCCGAACCGTCCCTGCTGATACAACGTTGTGACGCCGGTCACCAGATGACCGGCTGCGTGCCATTCCTGCTCGACCAACCCGGCAAACTCACGGGCGGTGGCGGAAGGAGGTTTGCTCAGACCTTGCTTCTCCAGCGCACGCAACATGCGGGTATAGAGCTGGAGGATCGCGCCCTGCGAGGGTGCGATGGGAAGATGCATGGTGGCCCAAAGACCGATCCGATCCCGCAACAGGAGCAGAAAAAAAGCCAGCCCGACAACGAACAACCCCGTCACGAGCCCTGCCAGACCGGGCCGGAATCTGTGGGCCAAATCCCTCAGTCTGCTCAGGACCTTCGTTGCCGGACCGCTCAGCGAGGCAACCCAACGGCTCGCTTTCTCCCACACAAAGTCGCTGCCTTCCCGCACTCCATGCACAACCGCCAATTGATCCTTCGCGCTATAACTGACGAACAAACGATCCCACTGTAATCGAAGGGACGCCCCGAACCGGCCGAGAGAGGCCCAGCGAGAGGTCGCAGCCGCCGCGTTAACTGCGGGGGTGGGGTCCATGGTGATCCAGCCGGAGCGGGGGAAATACACCTCGACCCAGGCATGGGCGTCCCGCTGGCGCACAGTGAAGTAACCTCCATACTCGTTCCATTCCGTGGCCAGGAACCCCGTCACCAGCCTGGCAGGAATACCGAGGGTCCGCAGCATCACGACCATCGCAGTCGCGTAATGTTCGCAGTAGCCGGTTTTACGCGTGAACAAAAACTCTTCGAGCGGATGGTTGAGTGTCGCCTGATCCGCGTCGAGGCTGTAGCGATAGTTGTCTAATAGATGTTGCTGGACGGCCAGCGTCCGTTCGAACGGAGTCGCGGCCCTCTGGACCACGCGATGCGCCAGCTCTTCAATCCGCTGCAGCCCAATCGGAATCTGAAGGTAGCGGGAACGGACCGCGTCCGGATAATCCAACACCGTGGCAGTCCGTTCTTCCGCGAGGAGCAGCGGGACTTGCGAGGTGACGGAATAGCGGAGACGGGACGAAGGAGGAGCAGGCAAGTGGAGCCCGCTCATGGCATCGGCCTGCACAGCAAGAAACTCGCCGCTCACGAGCTCGGCAAAGGGCGCGGCGAACAGGACCGCCGTATCGAGCGTTTCCAGCAGAATATCCTGGCGGATCGTAAAGGACTGGCTGCCAGGAGGACGGCTGCCGGGCGGACGGACGAAAAAGGTTCCCTCCGCCACGAGACCGAGTGAGCGCTGCCTGGTTCTGCTGTGGCTCCAGGACCGTCCGTTGTACTGATCGTAGGCCAGGCCTCTCAGGTAGAGACGATCATTGTCCACAGCCGATCGGTCCGGCAATTCAACCCGCATGACGATCTGGGGATCTTGTTTGACGGACCCGATCGTCCCCAGATCCACCCGCTCGGAAAATCCGGACGTCCGCAGGGCTTCTCCGCTCGTCTTCTGCAGCGCGCCGACCCCGACACGAGGGATCACGAAAAAGATCGCGAGAGTCATGCCCACCGTTATCGCAACGACCCCGTTCGTCAGCCAGCAGAAATGAGCCGTGATCTGGCTTGGCCCTCTCGCCGGACCGATCGCCGACTGTGCAGGCATGCCCGCAACCATGGCTGGGCCCGTTTCCTGGGTCATGTGATAGAGCACGAGGGTCCAGACCGCTGCGAGCAGATAGAGCAGAAAGATCGGAACATACCAGGCATCGGTCGTGACTGAAGCAGACGCCAGGATGGCCATGAGGCTGAGGGCGTAGAGATGCCGATAGTCGTGGCGCTGTTGAAGGGTGAGTAATTTGATGTTCAACAGCATGACTAAGAAATGGATCCCGGCCGGAAGTAGATCCCGTGAGAAGAAGATGAGATCGGCCAGGAATACGGCAAAGGCGCCGATCGACAGGACGTTCGACAAGGTCGGCGAGATGGTCACCTGGGCCATTGCCCGCCGGACGACTAGCACTCCTCCTGCCCGAAGCAACGACAGGATCAGGATGATCACCGTGAGAAGGGCGAGCCAGAAAGGGAGGCTCTGCGCAAACAGGAGTCCGCTGCAGGCCACGGCGGCCAGAAGAACGGAGCTGAGGGCAAAGGCGCGTTCAAAAATCATGGGTCAGCTCTTCGAGTTGTCTGTCATCGAGGACCCGGTCGGCCGACATCGCCTGCACGGATACAGCCAGGCCAGACCAGGGAACGACTGCGACGCTGTAGCCCTGCTCGGCTTCCTGGAGACAGGATTGCGCTTCTCCGGCAGGGACGGATCCTCCGGCTTCCGGCCACTGCCGTTCGCACAGAGCCAGGACACGCAGCATCGTGAAGAGATGCGCGGAGCCGGACCCGAACCCTGAATCCTCGCGCCCCACAATGAGCCGCACCGGATAGGCCCGCTCGGTCAGTTGCCAAAGGAGCGAGGCCACGAACGTCACGCTTCGCTCAAAGAGGGACTCGCGATCATCGGGGGCCACGAGCGACAGGATGACTGTCACCAGCCGCTGGTCCTCCGCTTCGGTTTCCCGCACGATCAGCTGGGACGTGCGGGCCGTCGTCATCCAATGGATGGCCCGCGAATCGTCGCCCGGCTGATAGAGGCGAAGGTTGTAGAGCTGGGTCCCCCTGCCTCGTTGCGGGAGAGACTGCCCCTGCCCTTCGCTCACCAACTCATCCACGAATCGCAGGGTGAGCGGCTTGATGGGAGGCGCGACGACCAAATCAGTGTCCGTGGGGTAGAACCCTGTTTTGCTAAATAGTCCAAAGGGAAAGAGCGTCTGTACCCTGATGCCTTCGAGCCGGATCCTGCCGCGCCTGATGGCGAGCAACGGATAGGACAGGAGCAGAGAACCCTGCGAAGGTAGCTGTTGGATGAAAAGGCCCCGGTCGACACTTTGGCCTCCGACGACATCGAACAGGCGCAGGGAAAAACTGGAGAGTCGCCGGTTCCGGTTTGCGATCGAAAGGGTCAGCGTAGCCGGCTCGTTGGCCATGATAAGGTCCGGCAGATGCCGATGAAACTCCAGCCGTCCAAGACAATATTCCGAGAACAATCCGGAGATCACGACGCAGCTCAGCATCATCGAGAGGATCAAGTAGAACAGGTTGTTGCCGGTGTTCACGGCGGCGAGGCTGATGGCGAAGGTGAAGAGGATGAACTTGGTTCCGTCAGACGTGAGGCGCGTCGACCTCCGGCGGGACAGGCCCCGCATAGAGGAGAAGATCGAGGAAGCGCGGCGATTGGAAAATGGATGCTTCACGCATGGGCCTCATCCAATTGACACA of the Nitrospirota bacterium genome contains:
- a CDS encoding nitrate oxidoreductase subunit beta; amino-acid sequence: MPEVYNWQLGRKMLYPYEERHPKWQFAFVFNINRCLACQTCSMADKSTWLFSKGQEYMWWNNVETKPYGGYPQFYDVKITQLIEQVNPGGQVWNVRVGRKHHAPYGVFEGMTIFDAGAKVGQAAIGYIPTDQEWRFVNIYEDTATSMRALVEGVDKTGFSRDEPWKMTGSSLPEHETFFFYLQRICNHCTYPGCLAACPRKAIYKRPEDGIVLIDQNRCRGYKKCVEQCPFKKPMYRGTTRVSEKCIACYPRIEGKDPLTGGEPMETRCMAACVGKIRMQSLMRIGEDGLWAEDRWHPLYYAIRVEQVALPLYPQWGTEPNGYYIPPRHSPRGYARQMFGPGVDNAIEKYLVPSRELLAVLQLWRASQQIIFRYDVIPGPKVFETQIHGKRFEMYNDTVLGFNKSGKEVARIQVEEPIYIRPAERVTWL
- a CDS encoding molybdopterin-dependent oxidoreductase; the protein is MFLSRRQFLKVSVGTVAAVAVADKVLALTALQPVIEVGNPLGDYPDRSWERVYHDQYRYDSSFTWCCSPNDTHACRIRAFVRNGVVMRVEQNYDHQTYEDLYGNRGTFAHNPRMCLKGFTFHRRVYGPYRLKGPLMRKGWKEWMDAGSPELTPETKRKYKFDSRFLDDMLRVSWDTAFTYAAKAMIIIATRYSGEAGARRLREQGYAPEMIEMMKGAGTRTFKHRAGMPVLGIIGKMGNTRMNGGVNALLDTWIRKVSPDQAQGGRYWSNYTWHGDQNPAHPWWCGAQGSDIDLSDMRFSKLNTSWGKNFVENKMPEAHWKLECIERGARVVVITPEYNPTAYRADYWMPLRPASDGAIFLGAMKIIVDENMHDVDFLKGYTDSPVLVRTDTLQFLDPRDVVADYQFPDFSKSYSGRVQSLKPEQVARLGGMMVWDLNKKAAVPLHREQVGWHYQNSGIDAALTGTYRVKLLNGREIDAMPVWQMYLVHFQDYDLDTCHQICRTPKDLLVRWARDSGSIKPAAIHNGEGTNHYFHQTINSRGAAMVLIVTGNVGKFGTGQHTWAGNYKAGTWTSTPWSGAGIAVHTGEDPFNITLDPNAHGKEIKTKSYYYGEEVGYWNHGDTALIVSTPKYGRKVFTGKTHMPTPSKFRWVVNVNVLNNAKHHYDMVRNVDPNIETLITQDIEMTSDVNHNDIAFAANSWMEFTYPEMTVTVSNPWVQIWKGGIRPLYDTRNDLDSFAGVAAKLSDMTGDKRMRDYFKFVYENRVDVYAQRMLDASSTFYGYSADVMLKSEKGWMVMVRTYPRTPFWEETNESKPMWTRTGRYENYRTEPEAIEYGENFISHREGTEATPYLPNAIMTSNPYVRPDDYGIPITAQHHDDKTVRNIKLPWQEIKRHSNPLWEKGYQFYCVTPKTRHRVHSQWSVNDWVQIYESNFGDPYRMDKRTPGVGEHQLHINPQAAKDRGINDGDYVYVDGNPVDRPYRGWKPSDPYYKVARLMIRAKYNPAYPYHVTMSKHAPYVATPKSVKGHETRPDGRAIAVDTGYQSNFRYGAQQSFTRNWLMPMHQTDSLPGKHAIAWKFKWGYQVDHHAINTVPKECLIRITKAEDGGIGARGPWEPVRTGFTPGQENEFMIKWLKGEHIKIKV
- a CDS encoding response regulator, producing MTQPARQPLRYVHIEDHEADATLVQHALRTGGYEPHARRVDTADGLAAALQEPGWDLILADWTLPQFNAPAALEQISSLGFDLPVIIVTGAVGEETAVEALKAGAHNYVMKDRLIRLVPAIQQALREGSERNARRHAEGRLYALARISPVSIFLTDRQGIYSYVNLRWCALAGLSHEQALNNQWAKSLHPDDRRRVVEEWRQAVARQTMFSSEYRFQNAEGSVNWVLAQAVTSRGVRDELLGYIGTVTDITERKKSETALQSFQDQIRQMQKMEAIGQLAGGVAHDFNNILTAILGNAEMAAMKTPADHPARPNLTRILEAGARASHLVQQILTFTHQQEFSRTVLNLTTVIHEALNLLQATLPANIKLTAACETGAPPVLADATQIHQVVMNLCTNAWHALKEQPGHIAIELAPVTLPRALRSFHATLPPGHYVRLSIRDTGCGMEPETVERIFDPFFTTKPVGQGTGLGLSVVHGIIRGHEGAIVVESRPGQGTTFHLYFPAAEAPALAGESIETAPTTKQGRNRHLLYLDDEEMLVELVRAKFESLGYRVTGYTKPTEALNAVRADPTGFNIVVTDYNMPGMSGLEVASALAQLRADLPVVLVSGYLSPAAQAATLATGIREIVYKPTVLQQLEGVIARLLDAPPQT
- a CDS encoding DUF3488 and transglutaminase-like domain-containing protein; its protein translation is MIFERAFALSSVLLAAVACSGLLFAQSLPFWLALLTVIILILSLLRAGGVLVVRRAMAQVTISPTLSNVLSIGAFAVFLADLIFFSRDLLPAGIHFLVMLLNIKLLTLQQRHDYRHLYALSLMAILASASVTTDAWYVPIFLLYLLAAVWTLVLYHMTQETGPAMVAGMPAQSAIGPARGPSQITAHFCWLTNGVVAITVGMTLAIFFVIPRVGVGALQKTSGEALRTSGFSERVDLGTIGSVKQDPQIVMRVELPDRSAVDNDRLYLRGLAYDQYNGRSWSHSRTRQRSLGLVAEGTFFVRPPGSRPPGSQSFTIRQDILLETLDTAVLFAAPFAELVSGEFLAVQADAMSGLHLPAPPSSRLRYSVTSQVPLLLAEERTATVLDYPDAVRSRYLQIPIGLQRIEELAHRVVQRAATPFERTLAVQQHLLDNYRYSLDADQATLNHPLEEFLFTRKTGYCEHYATAMVVMLRTLGIPARLVTGFLATEWNEYGGYFTVRQRDAHAWVEVYFPRSGWITMDPTPAVNAAAATSRWASLGRFGASLRLQWDRLFVSYSAKDQLAVVHGVREGSDFVWEKASRWVASLSGPATKVLSRLRDLAHRFRPGLAGLVTGLFVVGLAFFLLLLRDRIGLWATMHLPIAPSQGAILQLYTRMLRALEKQGLSKPPSATAREFAGLVEQEWHAAGHLVTGVTTLYQQGRFGRAPLTQKELSLAAEQVGRLQSLRRALGNGPSTLADR